In Perca fluviatilis chromosome 11, GENO_Pfluv_1.0, whole genome shotgun sequence, the following proteins share a genomic window:
- the LOC120569021 gene encoding double-stranded RNA-specific editase B2-like, translated as MALVHGTCSRNMERSERDLKGKSKRKRRRRCKGKERVNMLSTLIGPIGHWDTGASSAEDADSLSTSSLEVKENEDDKSQVDCDLLRKYHPSTFCATFPKRGPRALKRKQPLADGKDQNHLTCKRAAWAVAHKNALVQLNELRPGLRYEIMSKTGPLHAPVFSVGVEVNGFHFEGRGPTKKQAKMRAAELALRSFIQFPNASQAHASMGNFTSTPADFTADKLDIPDAFLKEFEPSMFENCDLLHCNTAKNEVFYSIYNHRRLVRLTMDFFSTNPKRQALSSSLLGHLSPVALLNELRPGLRYMCLTERVHGRPMRRFVMVVRVEGRVFEGCGHSKRLAKAQAAAAALQSIYNVTLGPERKGMGLHGSRAKHQLPQFFAESIFHLVREKYSELTDGCFSTSSQARHKVLAGIVMTRGFDLRSAQVVSLATGTKCLDSDNVSDHGGTLSDCHAEVVSRRALVRFLYAQLELLLREPADSEEQSIFVPNKGGGGFRLQDGVLFHMYVSSSPCGDARLNCPYETTAAYPSRRFHCHLRVKVDGGEGTLPITAPMANVNRTGVAQGKPPVTMSCTDKMAKWSVVGLQGALLSHLVEPVYLHSLTVGTLNHTGHLGRAMARRLAPVKNLLFPYRRQQLLLGCLNSSEVRPTGKAPNVSMNWSCGDGGLEEISTSTGRRKDSGTPSQLCKRSMFARWQRLQQQFQFNAADTTPGTYSASKMAAGHYQRAMQQFTSALQGGGLGSWLRKPPELGHFNVSV; from the exons AACGAGTCAATATGTTATCAACCCTCATCGGCCCCATAGGACACTGGGATACTGGAGCATCATCAGCTGAGGATGCCGACAgtttaa gtacaaGCAGTTTGGAGGTGAAAGAGAACGAAGACGACAAAAGCCAGGTGGACTGTGACCTACTACGGAAGTATCATCCGTCAACCTTTTGCGCAACTTTCCCCAAACGCGGACCGAGAGCTCTGAAGAGGAAACAGCCACTGGCGGATGGGAAAGACCAAAACCACTTGACTTGTAAGAGAGCAGCCTGGGCTGTCGCTCACAAGAACGCGCTGGTCCAGCTGAACGAGCTACGACCCGGTCTGCGGTATGAGATCATGTCAAAGACTGGCCCACTGCATGCTCCAGTGTTTTCTGTGGGCGTGGAGGTCAATGGTTTCCACTTCGAGGGCAGAGGACCAACAAAAAAGCAGGCCAAGATGAGGGCGGCAGAACTGGCTCTCCGCTCGTTCATCCAGTTCCCAAACGCCTCCCAGGCTCACGCCTCCATGGGGAACTTCACCAGCACTCCAGCAGATTTTACAGCGGATAAACTGGACATCCCTGACGCATTCCTTAAAGAGTTTGAGCCATCGATGTTTGAAAACTGTGATCTCCTGCACTGCAACACAGCAAAAAATGAGGTTTTCTACAGCATTTACAACCACAGACGACTTGTGCGACTCACAATGGACTTCTTCTCAACCAATCCAAAAAGACAAGCCCTTAGCAGCTCACTTCTAGGGCACCTCAGCCCAGTGGCGCTGCTCAACGAGCTGCGACCAGGACTCAGGTACATGTGCCTGACGGAGAGGGTTCATGGCAGGCCAATGAGGAGATTTGTTATGGTGGTGAGGGTGGAGGGGAGGGTTTTTGAAGGGTGTGGCCACAGTAAAAGACTGGCCAAGGCTCAGGCGGCAGCTGCCGCCCTGCAGTCCATTTACAACGTAACTCTGGGACCGGAGAGGAAGGGGATGGGCCTCCACGGCAGCAGAGCCAAACATCAGCTACCTCAG TTCTTTGCAGAGTCGATTTTCCACCTGGTGAGAGAGAAATACTCAGAGCTGACAGACGGCTGTTTCTCTACCTCCTCACAAGCCCGCCACAAGGTCCTGGCAGGGATTGTAATGACCAGAG GGTTTGACCTCAGATCGGCGCAGGTTGTGTCTCTGGCTACGGGGACTAAGTGTCTGGACTCAGACAACGTGAGTGACCACGGCGGTACGCTCAGCGACTGCCACGCTGAAGTCGTAAGCCGGAGGGCGCTGGTTCGATTCCTGTACGCTcagctggagctgctgctccg CGAGCCAGCAGACAGTGAGGAACAATCGATCTTCGTACCAAATAAAGGCGGCGGTGGGTTCCGACTGCAGGACGGCGTCCTCTTCCACATGTACGTCAGCTCATCGCCGTGTGGAGACGCTCGACTCAACTGTCCCTACGAGACCACAGCTGCAT ATCCCAGCAGAAGGTTCCACTGTCACCTCAGGGTGAAGGTGGACGGAGGCGAGGGGACGCTGCCCATCACAGCGCCAATGGCCAATGTGAACCGGACCGGTGTGGCGCAGGGCAAACCTCCCGTCACCATGTCCTGCACTGACAAGATGGCAAA GTGGAGCGTTGTGGGCCTCCAGGGGGCCCTCCTGTCTCACTTGGTGGAGCCAGTTTACCTGCACAGCCTGACAGTGGGGACGCTCAACCACACGGGTCACCTGGGCCGGGCCATGGCACGGCGCCTCGCACCCGTCAAGAACCTGCTCTTCCCGTACCGACGacagcaactgctgctcggcT GTCTGAACAGCAGCGAGGTTCGGCCGACAGGGAAGGCGCCAAACGTCAGCATGAACTGGAGCTGCGGTGACGGAGGCCTGGAGGAGATCAGCACCTCcacaggaaggaggaaggacTCAGGGACACCGTCACAGCTCTGCAAGCGCTCCATGTTCGCACGctggcagaggctgcagcagcaG tttcagtttaatGCTGCAGACACCACTCCAGGGACATATTCTGCTTCCAAGATGGCTGCCGGACACTACCAAAGGGCGATGCAGCAGTTTACCAGCGCTCTGCAGGGTGGGGGGCTGGGATCATGGCTCAGAAAACCCCCAGAACTAGGTCACTTCAACGTCAGTGTgtga